In Methanosphaera sp. ISO3-F5, a genomic segment contains:
- a CDS encoding Ig-like domain repeat protein, translating to MMNKNIKRMFLLLTLIFLLVGVVSAAETVSDDTVKDTTLTSAKQVDTINEVKYEKNINKQNNKDTKTGSANTTDTKASTYITTAANYKQLSDKINQAKKSNYTTYTINLKKGNYNATKTLVWANTEKTTKLVINANNAIINGQGKYQFIQVDEDYTLELNKITLTKFVSENGGAIENNGTLTIKNSKLTYNKADEDGGAVYSYGDLTVTNSQFTGNSAGEDGGAIYIYRSYDAKITKNNFTSNKADDDGGAICIYGSYDTNITYNQFVKNKAEDGGAIANIPRSESYTYMGQESYIEGEQYLEQYWNPTKNYGITGYTTTYNYNPMGFSTPIQIPQYGYTGGYDYRTATRYVTKYRTVPKTGYNYYGSDTTIQSNKFIENEATDEAAAIKIDHGDVLIIKNKFHRNKDNLTKEAIKNDGKQYTKNVYKYSSYGNPILDEGNTNITQNTFDDRKDTTITLSKLNTAYYGTKLKISGKLLNNKNPVKNQNITISFNNKKYTAKTSKTGYFAINVTTKNIGKYTLKLSYAGNKNYLSTSASKVVTVNKRITKVTITKIPQKKLKDKITITGKFTTKEGNTLKNTTLSVTFNGKTYKVVTNSKGVYAKKVVANKVGTNTVSVTFKGNSKYKAVTSKTTFKTVKK from the coding sequence ATGATGAATAAAAACATTAAAAGAATGTTCTTATTACTTACATTAATATTCCTATTAGTAGGCGTAGTTAGTGCAGCAGAAACAGTATCTGATGATACAGTTAAAGACACAACACTAACAAGTGCCAAACAGGTAGATACTATTAATGAAGTAAAATATGAAAAAAATATAAATAAACAAAATAATAAGGATACAAAAACAGGATCTGCAAACACAACCGATACAAAAGCATCAACATACATCACTACCGCAGCAAACTATAAGCAATTATCAGATAAAATTAATCAGGCAAAGAAATCCAATTACACCACATACACAATTAACCTGAAAAAAGGAAACTACAATGCAACAAAAACTTTAGTCTGGGCAAACACAGAGAAAACCACAAAACTAGTAATCAATGCAAACAATGCTATCATAAACGGTCAAGGAAAATACCAGTTTATCCAAGTAGACGAAGATTACACACTAGAACTGAACAAGATAACATTAACCAAATTTGTATCAGAAAATGGTGGCGCAATAGAAAACAATGGAACACTAACAATAAAAAATTCAAAACTAACATATAATAAGGCAGATGAAGACGGAGGAGCAGTATACTCCTACGGAGACCTTACAGTAACAAACTCACAGTTCACAGGAAATAGTGCAGGAGAAGATGGCGGGGCAATCTACATCTACAGAAGCTATGATGCAAAAATAACAAAAAATAATTTCACAAGCAACAAGGCAGATGATGACGGCGGAGCAATATGCATATACGGTTCATATGATACAAACATAACATATAACCAGTTCGTCAAGAATAAGGCCGAAGATGGTGGAGCTATAGCAAACATACCTCGCAGCGAATCATATACTTACATGGGACAAGAATCCTACATAGAAGGTGAACAGTATCTAGAACAATACTGGAATCCAACAAAAAACTATGGAATCACAGGTTATACTACAACATATAACTATAATCCTATGGGCTTTTCAACACCAATCCAAATACCACAATATGGATATACTGGTGGATATGATTATAGAACAGCCACTAGGTATGTGACAAAGTATAGGACAGTACCAAAAACAGGATACAATTACTATGGATCCGATACAACAATACAAAGCAACAAATTCATAGAAAACGAAGCAACAGACGAAGCAGCAGCAATAAAAATAGATCATGGTGATGTACTAATAATCAAAAACAAATTCCACAGAAACAAGGACAACCTAACAAAAGAAGCCATAAAAAATGATGGAAAACAATACACAAAAAACGTTTACAAATACAGTAGCTATGGAAACCCAATACTAGACGAAGGAAACACAAACATAACCCAGAACACCTTTGATGACAGAAAAGACACAACAATAACTTTATCAAAACTTAACACTGCATACTATGGAACTAAACTAAAAATAAGCGGAAAACTATTAAACAACAAAAACCCAGTGAAAAACCAAAACATCACAATATCATTCAATAACAAAAAATACACAGCCAAAACAAGTAAAACAGGATATTTCGCAATAAATGTAACAACAAAGAATATTGGAAAATACACATTAAAACTAAGCTATGCAGGAAACAAGAATTATTTATCAACTTCAGCTTCAAAGGTAGTGACAGTTAACAAAAGAATAACTAAAGTAACAATCACAAAAATTCCACAGAAAAAATTAAAAGACAAAATAACAATAACTGGTAAATTCACAACTAAAGAAGGAAATACTCTGAAGAATACCACATTATCAGTGACATTTAATGGTAAAACATATAAAGTGGTAACTAACAGTAAAGGTGTTTACGCTAAGAAAGTTGTAGCAAACAAGGTTGGAACAAATACCGTGTCTGTAACATTTAAGGGAAACAGTAAATACAAGGCAGTAACCAGTAAAACCACATTCAAAACAGTTAAAAAATAA
- a CDS encoding right-handed parallel beta-helix repeat-containing protein, translated as MIKNNIKRIIIFLALLVILVGVVSAENTTDHTNTQDKIVKEKTTTTSTANIESIQKEAKINKNNKTTKSSTGTTYTTSVSNYQQLADKIEDAKNNNYDTYTINLNKGNYNATTSMTYDKQYQPLVINANGITLDGQQKYQFLSIESGATFTLNNAILQNFKATGGGAIFGDDDTTLTITKSTFKNNKAEANGGAIYTHNKLTITDSEFTANTATGYGGAIHSYYGKISITNTQFQNNKVLNESGGAIGNFYGNINIDKTVLNNNKAPQEGGSLYSSEGNIKITNTNITNNECNDYGGGISTEKGTLILENNNFISNKNTDSYGGAVSSYNDKFNATNNQFTKNHAEWRGGAIYSFKSETKLHRNNYTSNTAYNGGALVNEKGIVNVRYSNFIKNIADSDGGAIDNLYGELIVTNSLFTENNAIFGGAIENIGGVYSYSRTTYDAWGRPDQTTYYKDMYGNMLIAENTFTNNYAETGGAIGNYVPVQEGLLPSDVETSNDGVQINHNKFHQNRAEEGGAICVEEANNAYIMNNTFTENTAPEGGAIKVNEKCEEDINIAYNTFTKNTAINGSAINTKGSDVFIIENLFVQNKMINSTDKSSNAFTIINESRALIKNNTNDTRTSYPGQIYDDGFTRIEDNIINDNKTQTKITLTVPTNNVIQNNQITIKGKLTTNGENIANSTLKLTINTNTVTVKTDNKGIFTYNTKATKAGTNKVTASYEENLVHLSTSTTKTFNVIMETKIILNKITTTQYKDNIIIKGKFTNKAGNIIKNTNLKLTFNGKAYTLKTDTKGVFNKTIKTSKVGKNNVTITFAGNNNYKTSTNKTTFTVTKRTTKITVTSIKQKTYNDTVTITGKLTDKTGTILKNTAIKVTVNGKTYTVKTNSKGVYTKKVAATKVGTNNITVTYKGNTYYKAVTKKTTFKTVKRATRITVNKIKATKKGSKVTITGKLTNNKNVILKNTKIKITVNGKAVTVKTNSKGVYTYKYTTSKKGTNKVSISYSGNANYKTTSAKTSFSVK; from the coding sequence ATGATAAAAAATAACATTAAAAGAATAATAATATTCTTAGCATTACTAGTAATTCTGGTAGGTGTAGTAAGTGCAGAAAACACAACAGACCACACCAACACACAGGACAAAATAGTAAAAGAAAAAACAACTACTACTAGTACTGCTAATATTGAATCAATACAAAAAGAAGCAAAAATAAATAAAAATAATAAAACAACCAAGTCCTCAACGGGAACAACATACACAACAAGCGTATCCAATTACCAACAACTAGCAGACAAGATAGAAGATGCAAAAAATAACAACTACGACACATATACGATAAACCTTAATAAGGGAAACTACAATGCAACAACAAGCATGACATACGACAAGCAATACCAGCCACTAGTTATCAACGCAAACGGAATAACCCTTGATGGACAACAAAAATATCAATTCCTAAGCATAGAATCAGGTGCAACATTCACACTAAACAATGCAATACTACAAAACTTCAAAGCAACAGGGGGAGGAGCAATATTTGGTGATGATGACACAACATTAACTATCACAAAATCAACCTTCAAAAACAATAAAGCAGAAGCAAACGGAGGAGCAATATACACACATAACAAACTAACAATAACAGACTCAGAATTCACAGCAAACACTGCAACAGGGTATGGAGGAGCCATACACAGTTACTATGGAAAAATAAGCATAACAAACACACAATTCCAGAACAACAAAGTACTAAACGAATCAGGTGGAGCAATAGGAAACTTCTATGGAAACATAAATATCGACAAAACAGTACTAAACAATAACAAAGCACCACAAGAAGGAGGATCATTATACAGTAGTGAAGGAAACATAAAAATAACCAACACAAATATCACAAACAATGAATGCAATGATTATGGTGGTGGAATATCCACAGAAAAAGGAACATTAATCCTGGAAAACAACAACTTTATCAGCAATAAAAACACTGACTCATACGGAGGAGCAGTATCCTCTTATAATGACAAATTCAATGCAACAAACAATCAATTCACAAAAAATCATGCAGAATGGAGAGGAGGAGCAATTTACAGCTTCAAATCAGAGACTAAACTACATAGGAACAATTATACAAGTAACACTGCATACAATGGTGGTGCATTAGTAAACGAAAAAGGAATTGTAAATGTAAGGTACAGTAATTTCATAAAAAATATTGCAGACTCAGATGGAGGAGCAATAGATAACCTATATGGAGAACTAATAGTTACCAACTCCCTATTCACAGAAAATAATGCAATATTTGGTGGGGCAATAGAAAACATTGGTGGAGTATACTCCTACAGTAGGACAACATATGATGCATGGGGAAGACCAGACCAGACAACATACTACAAAGACATGTACGGAAACATGCTAATAGCAGAAAACACATTCACAAATAACTATGCAGAAACAGGTGGCGCAATAGGAAACTACGTGCCAGTACAAGAAGGATTACTACCAAGTGATGTTGAAACAAGTAATGATGGAGTACAAATAAACCATAACAAATTCCATCAAAACAGAGCCGAAGAAGGTGGTGCAATATGCGTAGAAGAAGCAAACAATGCCTACATAATGAATAACACCTTCACAGAAAACACTGCCCCCGAAGGAGGAGCAATAAAAGTAAACGAAAAGTGTGAAGAAGACATAAACATAGCATACAACACGTTCACCAAAAACACTGCAATAAACGGATCAGCAATAAACACGAAAGGTAGTGATGTATTCATAATAGAAAACCTGTTTGTACAAAACAAGATGATAAACAGCACAGACAAATCAAGCAATGCATTCACTATAATAAATGAATCAAGAGCATTAATAAAAAACAATACAAACGATACCAGAACAAGTTACCCCGGACAAATATATGATGACGGATTTACAAGGATAGAAGACAATATTATAAACGATAACAAGACACAAACAAAGATAACATTAACAGTACCAACAAACAATGTAATCCAGAACAATCAGATAACAATAAAAGGAAAATTAACAACAAACGGAGAAAATATAGCAAACAGTACCTTAAAACTAACAATAAACACAAACACTGTAACAGTAAAAACAGATAATAAAGGAATATTCACATATAATACAAAAGCAACCAAGGCAGGAACAAACAAGGTAACAGCATCATATGAAGAAAACCTAGTCCATTTAAGCACATCTACAACAAAAACATTCAATGTAATAATGGAAACAAAAATAATCCTTAACAAGATAACAACAACACAATACAAAGACAATATAATAATCAAGGGTAAATTCACCAACAAAGCAGGAAACATAATAAAAAACACTAACCTAAAATTAACATTCAACGGTAAAGCATACACACTTAAAACAGATACTAAAGGAGTATTCAACAAAACAATAAAAACAAGCAAAGTAGGAAAAAACAATGTAACAATAACATTTGCAGGAAACAACAACTACAAAACCAGCACAAACAAGACAACATTCACAGTAACCAAGAGAACAACCAAGATAACAGTTACTAGTATAAAACAGAAAACATATAATGACACGGTAACAATCACGGGAAAACTAACAGACAAAACAGGAACAATCCTCAAAAACACGGCCATAAAAGTAACAGTTAACGGTAAGACATACACGGTTAAAACAAATAGTAAGGGAGTGTACACTAAGAAGGTAGCTGCTACAAAGGTAGGAACCAATAATATAACTGTAACCTATAAGGGCAACACATACTATAAAGCAGTAACTAAGAAGACAACATTCAAAACAGTAAAACGAGCAACACGAATAACAGTAAATAAGATTAAAGCAACCAAGAAGGGCAGTAAAGTAACAATAACAGGAAAACTAACTAACAACAAAAATGTTATACTAAAGAATACTAAGATAAAAATCACAGTAAATGGTAAAGCAGTAACTGTTAAAACTAACAGTAAAGGAGTATACACTTACAAGTACACAACAAGTAAAAAGGGAACCAACAAAGTAAGCATATCTTACTCTGGAAATGCTAATTATAAAACCACATCTGCTAAGACTAGTTTTAGCGTAAAATAG
- a CDS encoding exonuclease domain-containing protein: protein MENYIVLDLETPNRLSNSMSSIGIVVVEGGEVTDEVYTLINPEAHFDDFNIAFTGIHPEDVVDSPTFPEFYEEYNDLLLGNVIVGQNITFDLSVISKALTRYNMPIPPFEYYCTLNSCKRNLSLPDNSLSYIVANVLNTTYDAHNAMADAQMTYQLYNYLADYEDRSSFLKTYYYRPNCKRDFDRSFDYDYNYLYGLLKKLNYAESVTENHNNLLETWYDSNKCTNAHPLIENVLLKTSYIINNQPTRKEKHQIINTLQPIKRSPEYKAPKLKLIVLKGIIDSITCEEQIKEEDIIYLKQWIKQTPINDKQHKQFIKQIEYDDKKKLKKQLEKYSKILEDYI from the coding sequence ATGGAAAATTATATTGTTTTAGACTTAGAAACACCCAACAGGCTTAGTAATTCCATGTCATCAATAGGAATAGTGGTAGTAGAAGGTGGAGAAGTAACTGATGAGGTATATACTCTGATAAATCCTGAAGCACATTTTGATGATTTTAACATAGCATTCACTGGCATCCACCCAGAGGATGTGGTAGATTCTCCAACATTTCCAGAATTCTATGAAGAATATAATGATTTGTTGTTAGGAAATGTTATTGTCGGACAGAACATTACATTTGATTTAAGTGTTATATCAAAGGCACTTACCCGATATAATATGCCAATACCACCATTTGAATATTACTGCACACTAAACTCCTGTAAGCGTAATCTTTCATTACCTGATAATAGTCTCAGTTATATTGTTGCTAATGTCTTGAATACAACATATGATGCACATAATGCTATGGCTGATGCTCAGATGACTTACCAGTTATATAATTACTTGGCTGATTATGAGGATCGAAGCAGCTTTCTTAAAACATATTATTATAGGCCTAACTGTAAACGTGACTTTGACAGAAGCTTTGACTATGATTATAACTATCTATATGGATTACTTAAGAAATTAAATTATGCTGAAAGTGTAACAGAAAATCATAACAACCTGTTGGAAACATGGTATGATTCAAACAAGTGCACAAATGCTCATCCATTAATCGAGAATGTACTGCTTAAAACATCATATATAATAAACAACCAACCAACAAGAAAAGAAAAACATCAAATAATAAATACATTACAGCCAATAAAAAGATCACCAGAATACAAGGCACCAAAACTAAAACTAATAGTACTTAAAGGAATAATAGACTCAATAACATGCGAAGAACAAATAAAAGAAGAAGACATAATATACCTGAAACAATGGATAAAACAAACACCAATAAACGATAAACAACACAAACAATTCATAAAACAAATAGAATATGATGATAAAAAAAAGTTAAAAAAACAGTTAGAAAAATACTCAAAAATACTGGAAGACTACATCTAA